DNA sequence from the Streptomyces tsukubensis genome:
GCATGCGAAAGGCCCGGCGTAGAGGGTAAGACCCCCGTAGCTGAAATTCATGCGGCTCGTTTAAGAGACACCCAAGTAGCACGGGGCCCGAGAAATCCCGTGTGAATCTGGCGGGACCACCCGTTAAGCCTAAATATTCCCTGGTGACCGATAGCGGATAGTACCGTGAGGGAATGGTGAAAAGTACCGCGGGAGCGGAGTGAAATAGTACCTGAAACCGTGTGCCTACAAGCCGTGGGAGCGTCGGGGGTCGGACTTGTCCGGCTCCTCGTGACTGCGTGCCTTTTGAAGAATGAGCCTGCGAGTTTGCGGTGTGTTGCGAGGTTAACCCGTGTGGGGAAGCCGTAGCGAAAGCGAGTCCGAATAGGGCGATTTAGTAGCGCGCTCAAGACCCGAAGCGGAGTGATCTAGCCATGGGCAGGTTGAAGCGGCTGTAAGAGGTCGTGGAGGACCGAACCCACCAGGGTTGAAAACCTGGGGGATGACCTGTGGTTAGGGGTGAAAGGCCAATCAAACTCCGTGATAGCTGGTTCTCCCCGAAATGCATTTAGGTGCAGCGTCGTGTGTTTCTTGCCGGAGGTAGAGCACTGGATAGGCGATGGGCCCTACCGGGTTACTGACCTTAGCCAAACTCCGAATGCCGGTAAGTGAGAGCGCGGCAGTGAGACTGTGGGGGATAAGCTCCATGGTCGAGAGGGAAACAGCCCAGAGCATCGACTAAGGCCCCTAAGCGTACGCTAAGTGGGAAAGGATGTGGAGTCGCAGAGACAACCAGGAGGTTGGCTTAGAAGCAGCCACCCTTGAAAGAGTGCGTAATAGCTCACTGGTCAAGTGATTCCGCGCCGACAATGTAGCGGGGCTCAAGCGTACCGCCGAAGTCGTGTCAATCCAGCAATAGGGCCAACGCCCGTTGGGTTGGGTAGGGGAGCGTCGTGTGCCGGGTGAAGCCGCCGCGTAAGCGAGTGGTGGATGGTACACGAGTGAGAATGCAGGCATGAGTAGCGATACACACGTGGGAAACGTGTGCGCCGATTGACTAAGGGTTCCTGGGTCAAGCTGATCTGCCCAGGGTAAGTCGGGACCTAAGGCGAGGCCGACAGGCGTAGTCGATGGACAACCGGTTGATATTCCGGTACCCGCTTTGAAGCGCCCAGTATCGAATCCTCTGATGCTAAGGCCGTGAAGCCGCCTTTGATCTCTTCGGAGTGATGGGGAGTGGTGGAGCCGCTGAACCGAGGTGGTAGTAGGTAAGTGATGGGGTGACGCAGGAAGGTAGTCCAGCCCGGGCGGTGGTTGTCCCGGGGTAAGGGTGTAGCCCGTGTGGTAGGTAAATCCGTCACACATTAAGGGTGAGACCTGATGCCGAGCCGATTGTGGTGAAGTGGATGATCCTATGCTGTCGAGAAAAGCCTCTAGCGAGTTTCAAGGCGGCCCGTACCCTAAACCGACTCAGGTGGTCAGGTAGAGAATACCGAGGCGTTCGGGTGAACTATGGTTAAGGAACTCGGCAAAATGCCCCCGTAACTTCGGGAGAAGGGGGGCCATTCCTGGTGATCGTCTTTACGATGTGAGCTGGGGGTGGCCGCAGAGACCAGCGAGAAGCGACTGTTTACTAAAAACACAGGTCCGTGCGAAGCCGTAAGGCGATGTATACGGACTGACGCCTGCCCGGTGCTGGAACGTTAAGGGGACCGGTTAGTGACCTTTCGGGGTTGCGAAGCTGAGAACTTAAGCGCCAGTAAACGGCGGTGGTAACTATAACCATCCTAAGGTAGCGAAATTCCTTGTCGGGTAAGTTCCGACCTGCACGAATGGCGTAACGACTTCTCGACTGTCTCAACCATAGGCCCGGTGAAATTGCACTACGAGTAAAGATGCTCGTTTCGCGCAGCAGGACGGAAAGACCCCGGGACCTTTACTACAGTTTGATATTGGTGTTCGGTTCGGCTTGTGTAGGATAGGTGGGAGACTTTGAAGCGGCCACGCCAGTGGTTGTGGAGTCGTTGTTGAAATACCACTCTGGTCGTGCTGGATGTCTAACCTGGGTCCGTGATCCGGATCAGGGACAGTGTCTGATGGGTAGTTTAACTGGGGCGGTTGCCTCCTAAAGAGTAACGGAGGCGCCCAAAGGTTCCCTCAGCCTGGTTGGTAATCAGGTGTTGAGTGTAAGTGCACAAGGGAGCTTGACTGTGAGACCGACGGGTCGAGCAGGGACGAAAGTCGGGACTAGTGATCCGGCGGTGGCTTGTGGAAGCGCCGTCGCTCAACGGATAAAAGGTACCCCGGGGATAACAGGCTGATCTTCCCCAAGAGTCCATATCGACGGGATGGTTTGGCACCTCGATGTCGGCTCGTCGCATCCTGGGGCTGGAGTCGGTCCCAAGGGTTGGGCTGTTCGCCCATTAAAGCGGTACGCGAGCTGGGTTTAGAACGTCGTGAGACAGTTCGGTCCCTATCCGCTGTGCGCGTAGGAGTCTTGAGAAGGGCTGTCCCTAGTACGAGAGGACCGGGACGGACGAACCTCTGGTGTGCCAGTTGTCCTGCCAAGGGCATGGCTGGTTGGCTACGTTCGGAAAGGATAACCGCTGAAAGCATCTAAGCGGGAAGCCTGCTTCGAGATGAGGACTCCCACCCCCTTTGAGGGGTTAAGGCTCCCAGTAGACGACTGGGTTGATAGGCCGGATCTGGAAGCCAGGTAACTGGTGGAGGTGACCGGTACTAATAGGCCGAGGGCTTGTCCATATTTGCTCGCGTCCACTGTGTTAGTTCTGAGGCAACGACCGTGTTGATTCCGGTTTGTTTGTTTCATAGTGTTTCGGTGGTTATTGCGTTAGGGAAACGCCCGGTTACATTCCGAACCCGGAAGCTAAGCCTTTCAGCGCCGATGGTACTGCAGGGGGGACCCTGTGGGAGAGTAGGACGCCGCCGAACAATTTTTGATGGGAAGGCCCCGCACACTGTGCGGGGCCTTTCTGTATTTCCAGGGCAGAAAGATTGACCGCGAGGAGCTGCCTGCGGGGCGTCGGCCGGCCGCGCGCGCCGGGACGGGCCCGCGCAGCCGAGCCCGGCAAGGGCCGGCGGAGAGACCCGGGGACAGGTTCGGTGATCTTCCTGCGCCGGATGGTTCGGAGCACCCCCAACTCAGGGTATGATTTACCTCGTTGCCGCAGCGCAGCAGGCCCCAATAGCTCAGTCGGTAGAGCGTCTCCATGGTAAGGAGAAGGTCTACGGTTCGATTCCGTATTGGGGCTCAGTACAAGGAAGGCCCCCGCCTGATGGCGGGGGCCTTCCTCGTTTCCGTGGTGCCGCTGCACCTCAGGGCTGCCGGGGCTCCGGGATACGGAGAGCCAGGATGGCCATATCGTCGGACGCGGGCTCGGCGGCGAAGCGTTCCACCGCGCGCATGACCCGGGAGGCCACCGCGCCGGCCGTCAGGCCCGTACAGCCCGTCAGAACGTCCGCAAGGCCGTCGTCGCCCAGCATGCGGCTGCCCTCGCGGCGTTCGGTGATGCCGTCGGTGACACAGAGCAGCACATCGCCGGGAGACAGGGTCACCGACTCCTCGTACAGCTCCAGATCCTCGATGACCCCCAGCAGCGGCTGCGGCTCGGCGGGGGAGTCCACCGTGCCGTCAGGGCGGAGCCGGAGCGGCAGGGGATGGCCCGCACAGACCACCTTCAGACGCGCGCTGCCGTCCTCCTGCGGCCACAGCTCGCCGTACAGCAGAGTGAGGAAGCGGCTGCGGGTGCCCTCGTCGAGGATGGCGGCATTCAGCCGCTCCAGGACCGCGGGGCCGCCGAAGCCCTCGCGTGCCAGCAGCCGCAGGGCGTGCCGGGCCAGACCGGTGACCGCGGCGGCCTCCGGGCCCGTACCGCAGACGTCACCGATGGCGAAGCCGTAGGCACCGTCCCGGATGGGGAAGACGTCGTAGAAGTCGCCGCCGACCTCGTTGCCCTCGCCCGCGGCCCGGTAGATGACCTCCACCTCGACCCCGGGGATCTGCGGCGACTCCGGCGGCAGCAGGCTGCGCTGCAGGGACTGGCTGATGGCGACCCGCTCCGAGTACAGACGGGCGTTGTCGAGGGCCAGAGCGGCCCGCCGGGACAGGTCCTCGGCCAGCTCCAGGATCTCCTGGCGGAAATGCTCGTCCGTCGGCTTGCCGAGAATGAGCATGCCGATCGCCCGGTTGCGGGCGAACAGCGGCAGGACGACGGTCTCGCCGCCGACCGCAGCCGCCGTCGCGAGGGTGCTCCCGATACCCGAGGAGACCGGAGAGGAAGAGCCCAGCCCCAGCTCGCGTTTCGAAGTCTCCAGCGCCGCCTGCTGGGCCGCCTTCGCCGGGGCGGTCCAGGCGCTGACGCCCGGTGTGGAGACCGGGCCGGGCGGGGCGATCTTGGAGAGCAGGGCCTTCAGCCCGTCGATGCGGTCCTCGTCCTCGTGCAGGACATAACTCAGATAGGGGGCGGACGCCTGGTCGGCGATCGTGTAGACGGCGCACCAGGTGGCCAGGGTCGGGACCGTCATCTGGGCCATCAGAGCCAGCGTCTGATCCTTGTCGAGCGTGCCCGCGAGCAGGTCGGAGGCCTCGACCAGGAAGGAAAGGGAACCGCGGCGCAGCCGTTCCAGCTCACCGAGGCGGGCCGATTCGACGGCGAGGGCGATCCGGTCGGCCGCGAACTGGAGCCGCAGGGCCTCCTCGTTGGTGTAGCGGCCGGCGGACTCCGCGGCGACACCGATGGACCCGGTGAGACGGCCCTCGACCTTGAGCGGGACGGTGACCACGGACCGCATACCGGTGGTGTTGAGCAGGGGGACCGCGCCGGGGACCGACGTGAGGTCGTCGTGGACCGCGGGCATCCGGGCGGAGCCGTACCGTCCGGTGCCGGCCTCGACGGGGACCCGGGCGAAACGCTGGCGGGCGGAGGGAAGACCGGTGGTGGCCCGGACCTCCAGCTCGGTCTCGTCGTCCGTGGCCAGCAGGAGGAAGGCGGCGTCGCCGTCGAGCATGTCGCGGGCGCGTTCGACGGTGCGCTGGAGCAGTCCGTCGAGGTCGTCGGGGGCGGGGGAGCCGATGAAGACCTCGAACGGATCCGCGGAGTGCGATTCGGTTCCGCTGTCGGCGACGGGGATCCGGGTCGGGGTCTGGAGGACGGCGCGCTCGTCGTCCCGTACCAGCAGACAGACCGT
Encoded proteins:
- a CDS encoding SpoIIE family protein phosphatase, with amino-acid sequence MAEPGVETRTRSSVITARAAASFDPVGRSVATARAFVRDTLQGWGHSDIIDDAVVLTSELVTNAIVHAGTSADVLCLRTDEHVRIEVADRYPEREIPLQGSHVLAPLDSENGRGLQLCSALASRWGVEYTATFKQVWFQLDLPQRPVGTRSAGPALPTALLPVADERVRVAVAQIDRTGSISVWNEDAEHLFGYAADQVIGKPLADFAAWPHTPGIGTGIAEALQLSRWEGSYGIRDTEGRVIPVYASHLRVRDTHGEPSTVCLLVRDDERAVLQTPTRIPVADSGTESHSADPFEVFIGSPAPDDLDGLLQRTVERARDMLDGDAAFLLLATDDETELEVRATTGLPSARQRFARVPVEAGTGRYGSARMPAVHDDLTSVPGAVPLLNTTGMRSVVTVPLKVEGRLTGSIGVAAESAGRYTNEEALRLQFAADRIALAVESARLGELERLRRGSLSFLVEASDLLAGTLDKDQTLALMAQMTVPTLATWCAVYTIADQASAPYLSYVLHEDEDRIDGLKALLSKIAPPGPVSTPGVSAWTAPAKAAQQAALETSKRELGLGSSSPVSSGIGSTLATAAAVGGETVVLPLFARNRAIGMLILGKPTDEHFRQEILELAEDLSRRAALALDNARLYSERVAISQSLQRSLLPPESPQIPGVEVEVIYRAAGEGNEVGGDFYDVFPIRDGAYGFAIGDVCGTGPEAAAVTGLARHALRLLAREGFGGPAVLERLNAAILDEGTRSRFLTLLYGELWPQEDGSARLKVVCAGHPLPLRLRPDGTVDSPAEPQPLLGVIEDLELYEESVTLSPGDVLLCVTDGITERREGSRMLGDDGLADVLTGCTGLTAGAVASRVMRAVERFAAEPASDDMAILALRIPEPRQP